GAATTATTATGGGTTGGGCAGTCGAGTTTGGCGGATATTTTATGATCTTCCTGGCGTTCGCATTTGGAGGCTTTGCAGGCGAACTGGTCCTAAGAGCCAGCGGACGCAGGCGAGGCAGAGTTATGGAGATCATTACAGGCGCCTCTATGGTAGCAGGCGCACTCGGCGGCAGGTTGCTTATGGCCGCCATTCAAATGGCTTCGACGAATGTTCATCCGCCGTTTGGCATTTTGAGTGTAATAATCGATATTGTATTACCGGTTCCGATTCCGCTGATTGCGCTGATTTTTGCAGTAGCTGGCGCAGTGAGCAGAATAAGGTATCTATGAGCAGGGTGCGTGTCAAATCTACGGAATTTTAATAGGTAAAAGATGAGGCTGCTGGCATGAAAATGGACGGTCAACGCCGAATTCATTTTTGTGAGAAAATAAAGGAGGCGAGCCACAATCATGCCAGC
The window above is part of the Armatimonadota bacterium genome. Proteins encoded here:
- a CDS encoding B-box zinc finger protein; its protein translation is MNESDTPTTCARHPKVETNLRCSSCDTFICPKCMVQTPVGMKCPSCASQSQGSLFRPTPSQIAAASSVGLMMGIIMGWAVEFGGYFMIFLAFAFGGFAGELVLRASGRRRGRVMEIITGASMVAGALGGRLLMAAIQMASTNVHPPFGILSVIIDIVLPVPIPLIALIFAVAGAVSRIRYL